In Spirochaetaceae bacterium, one genomic interval encodes:
- the modA gene encoding molybdate ABC transporter substrate-binding protein produces MTIDVQGAPADRHLRAVHATAGQASTRRLRVPLLAAAWWWLLSVSVAASALYGDEVRVAAAANFSAAAREIGELFAAATGHEALLSFGSSGQLYAQITQGAPFDVFLAADRGYPRRAVQDGHAVAGSVFTYATGRLVLFSADAGRVAGRASLAEGQFTRLAIANPELAPYGTAAVEVLEALGLTDRLQPTLVRGNNVAQTYQFVVTGNAELGFVALAQVIGHEHGSRWIVPQELHSPIAQDAVLLALASGSAAPEAFLVFLRGPEAAAVLARYGYE; encoded by the coding sequence ATGACCATTGATGTTCAGGGGGCGCCCGCCGACCGGCACCTGCGCGCCGTGCACGCGACCGCCGGGCAGGCGTCCACCAGGCGGCTGCGTGTGCCGCTGCTCGCGGCCGCGTGGTGGTGGCTGTTGTCGGTATCGGTCGCGGCCAGCGCCTTGTACGGCGACGAGGTGCGAGTCGCGGCGGCGGCCAATTTCAGCGCCGCGGCGCGGGAGATAGGGGAGTTGTTCGCGGCCGCCACCGGCCATGAGGCGCTGCTCAGTTTCGGATCGAGCGGACAACTGTATGCGCAGATCACCCAGGGGGCGCCGTTCGACGTGTTTCTGGCCGCGGACCGCGGCTATCCGCGGCGTGCGGTGCAGGACGGCCACGCGGTGGCGGGCAGCGTGTTTACCTACGCCACCGGCCGGCTGGTGCTGTTCAGTGCCGACGCCGGCCGCGTCGCCGGGCGCGCCAGCCTGGCGGAGGGTCAGTTCACGCGGTTGGCGATCGCCAACCCGGAGTTGGCCCCGTACGGCACGGCCGCCGTCGAGGTGCTGGAGGCGCTCGGCCTCACCGACCGGTTGCAACCCACGTTGGTGCGCGGCAACAACGTGGCACAGACCTACCAGTTCGTGGTTACCGGCAACGCCGAGCTGGGTTTCGTGGCCCTGGCGCAGGTGATCGGCCATGAGCATGGCTCGCGCTGGATCGTGCCGCAGGAATTGCATTCCCCGATCGCCCAGGACGCGGTGCTGCTTGCGCTCGCCTCCGGGAGCGCAGCGCCGGAGGCGTTTCTGGTGTTTTTGCGCGGGCCGGAAGCGGCCGCCGTATTGGCGCGGTACGGGTACGAATGA
- the modB gene encoding molybdate ABC transporter permease subunit gives MSAAVWPPIALTLQLASVTTVILLAVGTPIAWWLARSPHRWKEAVAAVVALPLVLPPTVLGFYLLIALGPNGPGGWLAGLFGGRSLAFTFTGLVIGSVCYSMPFVVQPIRDAFEAVGERPLDVAATLRASPWDAFWSVAVPLARPGFVSGAVLGFAHTVGEFGVVLMIGGNIPGRTRVLSVAVYEFVETLQWREAHLLAGGMLLFAFLVILAMRLLERRAVRWRP, from the coding sequence ATGAGCGCCGCCGTGTGGCCGCCGATCGCGCTGACGCTGCAGCTCGCGTCGGTCACCACCGTGATCCTGCTGGCGGTGGGAACGCCGATCGCCTGGTGGCTGGCGCGCTCGCCGCATCGCTGGAAGGAGGCGGTCGCCGCGGTAGTTGCGTTGCCGCTGGTGCTGCCGCCGACCGTGCTCGGCTTCTACCTGCTGATCGCGCTGGGCCCGAACGGTCCCGGCGGCTGGCTGGCGGGCCTGTTCGGCGGGCGGTCGCTGGCGTTCACCTTCACCGGCCTGGTGATCGGGTCGGTGTGCTACTCGATGCCGTTCGTGGTGCAACCGATCCGCGACGCGTTCGAGGCGGTGGGCGAGCGTCCGCTGGACGTGGCGGCCACGCTGCGCGCCTCGCCGTGGGACGCGTTCTGGAGCGTGGCGGTGCCGCTGGCCCGGCCCGGCTTCGTGAGCGGTGCGGTGCTCGGATTCGCCCACACGGTGGGCGAGTTCGGGGTGGTGCTGATGATCGGCGGCAATATCCCGGGGCGCACCCGCGTGCTGTCGGTGGCGGTGTACGAATTCGTGGAGACGCTGCAGTGGCGGGAGGCGCACCTGCTCGCCGGCGGCATGCTGCTGTTCGCGTTCCTGGTGATCCTGGCGATGCGCCTGCTGGAGCGGCGCGCTGTGCGGTGGCGCCCGTGA
- the modC gene encoding molybdenum ABC transporter ATP-binding protein, with the protein MSGPSVSGAAASRIEAAFAGTLGSFRLDVAFRIPGSGVTAVFGPSGSGKTTILRCIAGLQRLAGRFLIGGETWQDDGRGEFRAPHERRIGYVFQEASLFPHLTVRGNLRYASRRAAVTPVLGFDAVVEMLGLDPLLERAPAALSGGERQRVAVGRALLSQPRLLLMDEPLSALDQGAREEIISYFEVLHRELSIPMLYVSHDLAEVARLADHLVVISGGTRLADGPVGEILERLDLHPTAERFEAGVVLDARVVAHDPRYHLSRLRHHRQVITVPLVDAAVGEAVRLRIRARDVALATRRPRAISIRNVLPGHVAELHGQPGTAYAEALVDIGGGRLRARITREAAADLRLRAGTRVYALVKSISFEHPARH; encoded by the coding sequence GTGAGCGGCCCCTCCGTGTCCGGCGCGGCCGCGAGCCGCATCGAGGCGGCGTTTGCCGGCACCCTGGGCAGCTTTCGGCTGGACGTCGCGTTCCGGATCCCCGGCTCCGGGGTGACCGCGGTGTTTGGGCCGTCGGGGAGCGGCAAGACCACGATCCTGCGCTGTATCGCCGGCCTGCAGCGGCTCGCCGGACGGTTTCTGATCGGCGGCGAGACCTGGCAGGATGACGGCCGCGGCGAGTTCCGTGCACCGCACGAGCGGCGCATCGGCTACGTGTTCCAGGAGGCGAGCCTGTTCCCGCACCTGACCGTTCGCGGCAACCTGCGCTACGCTTCGCGCCGCGCCGCGGTGACGCCGGTGCTCGGGTTCGACGCGGTGGTGGAGATGCTGGGCCTGGACCCGCTGCTGGAGCGGGCGCCGGCGGCGCTGTCGGGCGGCGAGCGGCAGCGGGTGGCGGTGGGCCGGGCGCTGTTGTCGCAGCCCCGCCTGCTGCTGATGGACGAACCGCTTTCCGCCCTGGACCAGGGGGCGCGCGAGGAGATCATCTCCTACTTCGAGGTGCTGCACCGCGAGCTGTCGATACCGATGCTGTACGTGAGCCACGACCTGGCCGAGGTGGCGCGGCTGGCCGATCACCTGGTGGTGATCTCGGGAGGCACCAGGCTCGCCGATGGACCGGTCGGCGAGATCCTGGAGCGCCTCGACCTGCATCCCACCGCCGAGCGCTTCGAGGCGGGCGTGGTGCTGGACGCGCGCGTGGTGGCGCACGACCCGCGTTACCACCTGAGCCGCCTGCGCCATCACCGCCAGGTCATCACGGTGCCGCTGGTCGATGCGGCGGTTGGCGAGGCGGTGCGCCTGCGTATCCGCGCGCGCGACGTGGCGCTGGCCACCCGGCGGCCGCGGGCAATCAGCATCCGCAACGTGCTGCCGGGCCACGTGGCGGAACTGCACGGTCAGCCGGGCACCGCCTACGCGGAGGCGCTGGTGGACATCGGCGGCGGCCGGCTGCGCGCCCGCATCACCCGCGAGGCGGCCGCCGACCTCCGCCTGCGCGCGGGCACGCGCGTTTACGCCCTCGTCAAGAGCATCTCCTTCGAGCACCCCGCCCGCCATTGA
- a CDS encoding ATP-binding protein yields the protein MQPDASPFRPGQPVPAELFVGRQDAIERLRGLVRTADRGVFKIGFISGERGIGKSSLASFVRHLSEREGSVAGCHVYLGGVHDLHEMARRTFDRLLKDSIDRPWYQHVAQFFGDRVRKVGLFGVSVELALSNNDLRTISGNFISSIRQLLNTVEDKTSLLLILDDINGLANSTNFANWLKSIVDEAATSQHTTQLCILVVGLEERRQELIRNQPSLARVFDLVDIAPWSDDEVAQFFQRSFTRENAVLPAGGLDYLVRNTGGLPVLAHEIGDAVWRAAGTPTFTLDELVAGVFQAAEIIGRKLLEPQVFRAIQSDRYRSILRKMAGESLRMSFRRGELAARLEEEERRVLDNFLRRMRTLGALEIDPDTRGGYRFPNRLYALYFGMQAQLQPRRR from the coding sequence ATGCAGCCGGACGCAAGCCCATTCCGCCCCGGGCAACCGGTGCCTGCCGAGTTGTTCGTCGGACGGCAGGACGCAATCGAACGACTCCGCGGCCTGGTTCGCACCGCCGATCGGGGGGTGTTCAAGATAGGTTTCATCTCCGGCGAGCGCGGCATCGGCAAGAGCTCGCTGGCATCGTTCGTCCGCCACCTGAGCGAACGGGAAGGCTCGGTTGCCGGCTGTCACGTCTATCTTGGCGGCGTCCACGACCTGCACGAGATGGCGCGCCGCACCTTCGACCGCCTGCTCAAGGACAGCATCGATCGCCCATGGTATCAGCATGTCGCACAGTTTTTCGGCGACCGCGTGCGCAAGGTGGGCCTGTTCGGGGTCTCCGTGGAACTGGCGCTGAGCAACAACGACTTGCGTACGATCTCGGGCAACTTCATCAGTTCCATTCGACAGTTGCTGAATACCGTCGAGGACAAGACGTCGCTGCTGCTCATCCTGGATGACATCAACGGACTCGCGAACTCGACCAACTTTGCGAATTGGCTGAAGAGCATCGTGGACGAAGCGGCGACGTCGCAACACACCACTCAGCTCTGTATCCTGGTCGTTGGCCTGGAAGAAAGACGGCAGGAGTTGATACGCAACCAACCGTCGTTGGCCCGCGTGTTCGACCTGGTGGACATCGCTCCCTGGTCTGACGACGAGGTGGCCCAGTTCTTCCAGCGATCATTCACACGGGAAAACGCAGTGCTTCCTGCCGGTGGCCTGGATTACCTGGTCCGCAATACCGGCGGCCTGCCCGTGCTCGCGCATGAGATCGGCGATGCCGTGTGGCGTGCCGCCGGAACTCCCACCTTCACCCTTGATGAACTAGTCGCGGGCGTGTTCCAGGCGGCCGAGATTATCGGGCGGAAACTCCTGGAACCGCAGGTCTTCAGGGCGATTCAGAGCGACCGATATCGATCCATCCTGCGCAAGATGGCAGGTGAGTCTCTACGAATGTCGTTTCGCCGTGGAGAGCTTGCGGCGCGGCTGGAAGAGGAAGAGAGGCGTGTGCTCGACAACTTTCTGCGCCGCATGAGAACCCTCGGTGCGCTGGAGATAGACCCCGATACTCGTGGCGGCTACCGCTTCCCCAACCGCCTGTATGCCCTGTACTTCGGAATGCAGGCACAGTTGCAACCGAGACGCCGCTGA
- a CDS encoding ABC-F family ATP-binding cassette domain-containing protein: MLTVSNLSLSRGPQDLLRDVSFSVNAGCRAALIGPNGSGKSTLLEAIQGRHPVRAGSVSWTPAGLTFGYLDQGGSHTSAATVAALLGSAASLERQVADAAARLAEAPGDAAAEAAYDAALDRLMAAGDSWSPDELRRWGLDDLDPGTAVEQLSGGQRLKLGLCLELARAPDFLILDEPTNHLDDAALGVLADTLLAFRGGVLFVSHDRAFLDQVATEILAVDARRGTIARYAGNYSAYAAQLAAELERQRSRYVHEQAEIRKMRQDIARTREQARRVERSTTPSQPNVRRLAKKVARKASARETRLRRFEAAPERAERPATSWRLKVEFGGAGGSDRVLELTDAALGYAPAAPLLEGISVELGGRERVALLGANGSGKTTLLRTLAGALPPLAGAVRRSPSAQVGYLAQEQELLDPTATAVATIGAAGPAAETEVRSFLHLFLFSGDDALRPIGELSYGERARLSLALLVARGATVLLLDEPLNHLDIDSRERFEVALDQFAGAVVVVSHDRYFVDRYAATRWQIREQPPGRRRLLVDRGG; the protein is encoded by the coding sequence GTGCTTACCGTATCCAATCTCTCCCTGTCCCGTGGACCGCAGGATCTGCTCCGGGACGTCTCGTTCAGCGTCAACGCCGGGTGCCGCGCGGCGCTTATCGGCCCCAACGGCAGCGGCAAGTCCACTCTTCTGGAGGCGATCCAGGGGCGCCACCCGGTACGCGCCGGCAGCGTCAGTTGGACGCCCGCCGGTCTCACCTTCGGCTACCTGGACCAGGGAGGCAGCCACACCTCCGCCGCCACGGTGGCGGCATTGCTCGGCTCCGCCGCCAGTCTGGAGCGGCAGGTGGCGGATGCCGCCGCGCGGCTGGCAGAGGCGCCCGGCGACGCCGCGGCGGAAGCAGCCTACGACGCCGCGCTGGATCGGCTGATGGCGGCGGGGGACTCGTGGTCACCCGACGAGCTGCGCCGGTGGGGCCTGGACGACCTCGACCCCGGCACGGCGGTCGAACAGCTCAGCGGCGGGCAGCGGCTCAAGCTGGGCCTGTGCCTGGAACTCGCGCGCGCGCCCGACTTCCTGATCCTCGACGAGCCGACCAACCACCTGGACGATGCGGCGCTCGGCGTCCTCGCGGATACTCTCCTGGCGTTCCGCGGCGGGGTGCTGTTCGTGTCCCACGACCGTGCGTTCCTCGACCAGGTTGCCACCGAGATCCTGGCGGTGGACGCGCGCCGGGGCACCATTGCCCGCTACGCCGGCAACTACTCGGCCTACGCCGCACAGCTCGCCGCCGAGCTGGAGCGCCAGCGCAGCCGCTACGTGCATGAGCAGGCAGAGATCCGCAAGATGCGCCAGGACATCGCGCGTACCAGGGAGCAGGCGCGCCGCGTCGAGCGCAGCACCACCCCCAGCCAGCCAAACGTGCGCCGGCTGGCCAAGAAGGTGGCCCGCAAGGCGAGTGCCCGCGAAACCAGGCTGCGACGGTTCGAGGCCGCTCCGGAGCGCGCCGAGCGGCCCGCGACGAGCTGGCGCCTGAAGGTGGAGTTCGGCGGTGCCGGGGGCAGCGACCGGGTGCTGGAGCTGACCGACGCGGCCCTGGGTTACGCGCCCGCAGCGCCCCTGCTGGAGGGTATCAGCGTCGAACTCGGCGGGCGGGAGCGCGTCGCCCTGCTCGGCGCGAACGGCAGCGGCAAGACCACCCTGCTGCGTACGCTCGCCGGGGCACTGCCGCCGCTCGCGGGCGCGGTACGGCGCTCTCCGTCAGCGCAGGTCGGCTACTTGGCGCAGGAGCAGGAGTTGCTCGACCCGACTGCCACCGCGGTGGCCACGATCGGCGCCGCCGGGCCGGCGGCGGAAACGGAGGTGCGCTCGTTCCTGCACCTGTTCCTGTTCTCCGGCGACGACGCGCTGCGCCCCATCGGCGAACTCAGCTACGGCGAACGCGCGCGCCTGTCGCTGGCGCTGCTGGTGGCGCGCGGAGCGACGGTACTGCTGCTCGACGAGCCTCTGAACCACCTCGACATCGACTCGCGCGAGCGGTTCGAGGTGGCGCTCGACCAGTTCGCCGGCGCGGTGGTGGTGGTGTCCCACGACCGCTACTTCGTGGACCGCTACGCCGCCACCCGCTGGCAGATCCGGGAGCAGCCACCGGGCCGGCGCCGCCTGCTGGTCGACCGCGGCGGATAG
- a CDS encoding phytanoyl-CoA dioxygenase family protein: MPNIPWTEWKTWDNWKRLCGVEIDGLGLTDNLRELEERGYTVLAPGQLGDADLTERAVEALLRVAEERTGVRPNVATGEFGATRHAGSHQHQSWMQGGLLCKDPAFEQIIQHPKTLPLLEYFLGPGFLLSAFNALIKRRDPAVSPAGGVVGGGFHTDVHLYPFEPLPDPPMVFNTNWCLTEYTRDDGCLAVVPESHKLRRNAQPGEAERLAVPVEAPAGSVIVFHGNLWHGSFPRLTPGLRLTVTAFYSAHYCRPQEHFPGQVTDESVARNGERFRQLVNLQDIWGIETEGDHGVPRWERGTGVTLRQVQEGTVTHHGRTYRVEDDDTITEHAAGRSRYVPVD; encoded by the coding sequence ATGCCGAACATACCCTGGACGGAGTGGAAGACCTGGGACAACTGGAAACGGTTGTGCGGCGTGGAGATCGACGGGCTCGGGCTCACGGACAATCTGCGCGAGCTCGAGGAGCGGGGATACACCGTGCTGGCTCCCGGTCAGCTCGGCGACGCGGATCTGACCGAGCGCGCGGTCGAGGCGCTGCTGCGGGTGGCGGAGGAACGCACCGGGGTGCGGCCCAATGTTGCGACCGGCGAGTTCGGCGCCACCCGGCACGCGGGTTCGCACCAGCACCAGAGCTGGATGCAAGGCGGCCTGCTGTGCAAGGACCCGGCCTTCGAGCAGATCATCCAGCATCCCAAGACCCTGCCGTTGCTGGAATACTTCCTCGGCCCCGGCTTCCTGCTGTCCGCCTTCAACGCCCTGATCAAGCGGCGCGATCCGGCGGTCTCACCGGCGGGCGGCGTGGTCGGCGGCGGCTTCCACACCGACGTGCACCTGTACCCGTTCGAGCCGCTGCCCGACCCTCCCATGGTGTTCAACACCAACTGGTGTCTGACCGAATACACCCGCGACGACGGCTGCCTGGCGGTGGTGCCGGAGTCGCACAAGCTGCGCCGCAACGCGCAGCCCGGCGAAGCCGAGAGGCTGGCGGTTCCGGTCGAGGCGCCGGCCGGCTCGGTGATCGTGTTCCACGGCAACCTGTGGCACGGCTCCTTCCCGCGGCTCACTCCGGGACTGCGCCTTACGGTCACGGCGTTCTACAGCGCCCACTATTGCCGTCCCCAGGAACACTTCCCGGGCCAGGTAACCGACGAGAGCGTGGCACGCAACGGCGAGCGGTTCCGGCAACTGGTCAACCTGCAGGACATCTGGGGCATCGAGACCGAGGGCGACCACGGGGTGCCGCGCTGGGAGCGCGGCACCGGCGTCACGCTGCGCCAGGTGCAGGAGGGCACCGTCACCCATCACGGGCGGACTTACCGCGTCGAAGACGA